In the Quercus lobata isolate SW786 chromosome 5, ValleyOak3.0 Primary Assembly, whole genome shotgun sequence genome, one interval contains:
- the LOC115989516 gene encoding putative inactive disease susceptibility protein LOV1 translates to MLDNEFKWIRRESRLLKAFVKDVVQLLHLEVQIDSERSQHQLWDSHSNAEITELQQNFETWKEETDNVVFGANIIVEFFLKYRRHFSTRCALVIKYREMKRIKSLINERLELMQIFPKNIYGLLERSRSKLRGLQGKPIDEHKSASPRPPVFRGVALVSSLSEKVNNMITQNQDLITGMESQIQFVNLQLLLLHAFLKDWEEVESETAMEKAWIDDVADFINDVDHAIHAFEQRTDYANRLPPDVYSWIQNLMLWKDIKWINSGFSGLYQGKDTYGFKFIRRRQQSLQSQNNPVPIDDTISAVNKIQRHLNQEQDILIDVHLEVKALLNQLKDLCKLFEDPKAAEGVNYSRMACLEKMRCISLDAEHSITIYINSAKGRENHLDYTGHGSKLCMEIKRIKHTINLLNRSTKVYNIELRQKSRSSLGFEEDTHELVSRLTNNEDISVDSIVGMQGIGKTTLAKIVYNHKAVVNHFPFRAWVSVPQESNDVNTLLEDVGNQVLKISELEEEPDGKDIWINKMNKVLKEKKFLLVLDNILTKEAWDTLKEAFPKTTNGSKILLTTHSRTVASHANQDNTPYQLRLRTKEESWRLFIQRAQFPPDNLRPSHTEALEEVVERCGSLPHAIEYLVDKFSGKDLTALDLRRVPINDHFQNGWSKTLENEDLSEDLKKCFSYFRLFPSNFEIPTRRLIALWVAQGLVKQSDVEKETLEDVAEKYLSELIGLNMIQVVQKKINGKVKTCRLPNALLELCLSKCVSSDRQLADHFNKNDASFAHIHGNNTTSADLQGYKRHVSFLSFDTREGTKPGEDIENFLRKAITSGCFKVLKVLDLERVFRPQLPNAIGNLIELKYLGLRWTYLEMIPSSIGNLRKLQTLDVKDTYLHTLPSSIWKLKELRHLYLNQIYRSKFAHQPSSNSLKNLQTLWGVFVGEDSHLKDGLEKWTNLGKLGLALQLPSQQQRALAKCVVRLNNLECLSLRSIDEMSKPQVLYLESLSGMENLTSLYLFGKLEIPSIISEFPQSLSDLTLSASGLKNDPMPALDKLPNLKSLCFYSGSYERREMVCSRGRFTKLLVLKLWKLEMLEELQVEEGAMQNLRELDIRSCKELKFPTGLKHLKNLRELKSWGMPEEFTTRIEEIRGKFGMSLPISNHY, encoded by the coding sequence ATGTTGGACAATGAATTCAAGTGGATTAGAAGAGAATCAAGATTATTGAAAGCTTTTGTAAAAGATGTAGTACAACTTCTGCATTTAGAGGTTCAGATTGATAGCGAACGTAGTCAACATCAACTCTGGGATTCCCATTCAAACGCAGAAATTACTGAACTACAACAAAATTTTGAGACATGGAAAGAAGAAACCGATAATGTGGTTTTCGGAGCAAATATTATTGTTGAGTTCTTTCTGAAATACAGAAGGCACTTTTCCACAAGGTGTGCTTTAGTTATCAAATATAGAGAAATGAAGCGGATCAAGAGTTTGATAAACGAACGCCTTGAGCTGATgcaaatttttcccaaaaacaTTTATGGGTTACTGGAGAGATCAAGGTCTAAACTCAGAGGCCTGCAGGGAAAACCTATTGATGAACACAAATCTGCCAGTCCCAGACCACCAGTTTTCAGAGGAGTTGCATTAGTTTCCTCTCTTTCAGAGAAAGTAAACAACATGATCACTCAAAACCAAGATTTAATAACTGGCATGGAATCTCAAATACAGTTTGTCAATTTGCAACTGCTCCTACTGCATGCTTTCCTGAAAGATTGGGAGGAAGTTGAATCAGAAACTGCGATGGAAAAGGCTTGGATAGATGATGTTGCAGACTTTATCAATGATGTAGACCATGCCATCCATGCATTCGAACAGAGAACAGATTATGCAAATAGATTGCCTCCAGATGTCTATTCTTGGATACAAAACCTGATGCTCTGGAAGGACATTAAGTGGATCAATTCTGGCTTTTCTGGCCTTTACCAAGGAAAGGATACATACGGTTTCAAATTTATCAGAAGACGACAGCAGAGTCTCCAATCTCAGAATAACCCTGTCCCCATAGATGACACGATATCTGCTGTAAACAAGATCCAACGTCATCTCAATCAGGAACAAGATATACTTATAGACGTACATCTTGAAGTCAAGGCACTATTGAACCAGTTGAAGGACTTATGTAAACTTTTTGAAGATCCAAAAGCAGCTGAAGGTGTAAATTATTCAAGAATGGCTTGCTTAGAAAAAATGAGATGCATCTCTCTTGATGCTGAGCATTccataactatatatataaattcagcCAAAGGCAGGGAGAATCATCTAGACTACACAGGACATGGGTCAAAGCTCTGCATGGAAATCAAGCGAATCAAACATACTATCAATCTTCTGAATAGAAGTACCAAGGTATACAACATTGAACTAAGACAAAAGTCAAGATCAAGCCTCGGCTTTGAAGAAGACACACATGAATTAGTCTCACGACTAACCAACAATGAGGACATCTCTGTTGATTCCATTGTAGGGATGCAGGGCATAGGTAAGACAACTCTCGCAAAAATTGTGTATAACCATAAAGCCGTTGTCAATCATTTCCCTTTCCGTGCTTGGGTATCGGTACCTCAAGAGTCCAATGACGTCAACACACTTCTAGAAGATGTGGGAAACCAGGTCCTAAAGATTAGTGAATTAGAGGAGGAACCAGATGGAAAGGATATCTGGATCAACAAAATGAACAAGgtcttgaaggaaaaaaagttCCTTCTTGTTCTGGACAACATCTTGACAAAGGAAGCCTGGGATACTCTAAAAGAAGCATTCCCGAAAACCACAAATGGAAGTAAAATTTTGCTGACCACACACAGCAGGACTGTAGCTTCACATGCTAATCAAGATAACACACCCTACCAACTTCGACTTCGAACCAAAGAAGAGAGCTGGCGGTTGTTTATCCAGAGGGCACAGTTTCCACCTGATAATCTGAGACCGTCACACACAGAAGCACTAGAGGAAGTTGTGGAAAGATGTGGGAGCTTACCCCACGCCATTGAATATCTTGTGGATAAATTTTCAGGAAAAGATCTGACTGCTCTGGATTTGCGAAGGGTGCCTATCAATGATCATTTCCAAAACGGATGGTCCAAAACCTTGGAGAATGAAGATTTGAGTGAAGATTTGAAGAAATGTTTTTCTTACTTCAGACTCTTTCCTAGCAACTTTGAAATTCCTACAAGGAGACTAATTGCTTTGTGGGTTGCACAAGGGTTGGTGAAACAAAGTGATGTTGAGAAAGAAACTCTAGAAGATGTTGCAGAGAAGTATTTATCTGAATTGATTGGCCTGAACATGATTCAAGTAGTACAAAAAAAGATTAATGGGAAAGTAAAGACATGTCGCTTGCCAAATGCTTTGCTAGAGCTCTGCCTGTCCAAATGTGTGAGTTCAGATCGGCAACTTGCTGatcattttaacaaaaatgacGCCAGTTTTGCTCATATTCATGGTAACAACACAACATCGGCTGATCTGCAAGGTTATAAAAGGCATGTTTCCTTCCTGTCCTTTGACACACGGGAGGGAACTAAGCCTGGAGAAGACATTGAGAACTTCCTTCGCAAGGCCATTACAAGTGGATGCTTCAAAGTTTTAAAGGTTCTTGATCTCGAACGTGTATTCAGACCGCAACTACCCAATGCCATAGGAAACTTGATTGAACTGAAGTATCTTGGCTTAAGGTGGACATACCTCGAGATGATCCCATCATCCATAGGTAACTTGCGGAAGCTTCAAACTCTAGATGTGAAGGATACTTATCTCCACACTCTCCCTTCTTCAATATGGAAACTGAAAGAACTTCGGCACCTATATTTGAACCAGATTTATCGAAGTAAATTCGCACATCAACCAAGTTCCAATTCCTTGAAGAACTTGCAAACATTATGGGGTGTTTTCGTGGGTGAGGACAGTCATCTGAAGGATGGGCTGGAAAAGTGGACAAACCTTGGGAAATTGGGACTGGCACTTCAATTACCATCACAACAGCAAAGGGCATTGGCAAAGTGTGTAGTGAGACTGAACAACCTtgaatgtttgagtttgagatcTATTGATGAAATGAGCAAACCTCAGGTTCTATACTTGGAGTCTTTGTCAGGTATGGAAAATCTCACCAGCCTCTATCTATTTGGAAAGCTAGAGATTCCATCCATCATATCTGAGTTTCCACAAAGTCTCTCAGACCTTACCTTGTCTGCCTCTGGGCTTAAGAATGACCCGATGCCAGCTTTAGATAAACTCCCCAATCTCAAATCACTCTGTTTCTACTCTGGTTCTtatgaaagaagagagatggTCTGCTCCCGAGGGAGATTTACCAAGCTTCTAGTTCTGAAACTTTGGAAACTAGAGATGCTAGAAGAGCTGCAGGTGGAGGAAGGAGCAATGCAAAATTTGAGGGAGTTGGATATCAGGTCTTGCAAGGAGTTGAAGTTTCCCACTGGGTTAAAGCACCTAAAGAATTTACGTGAATTGAAATCATGGGGTATGCCAGAGGAATTCACAACAAGAATCGAGGAAATAAGGGGCAAATTTGGGATGTCATTGCCCATTTCCAACCATTACTGA
- the LOC115989864 gene encoding uncharacterized protein LOC115989864, with product MKVMQLISPGVSKFWNLLEIRILVLLSLAIQTILTLTGRKRKNSNSDMLSILLWVTYMVADWAVTVSLSVLSNHARSSCGHSLDSNIALTLVSQVVVAAYVLLKAWTNTPLNILAIPVFLSGVVKCGQRVWVLWSASSEKFRESMLSPPDPGPNYARYMEEYSSKKDEGFKVSLEKLIRFPIEVENSYTEPVNNPLDSLEILQYAYGFFATFKLLFADLILSFHDIEKSQSFFMKISSQDAFEVIEVELGFIYDVFYTKAVLKHEYSRENVVITYVLVAGAIILELYAAILLLCSDWMMLSLKKHSLLYQAISSLPFTRSKRWSNTMAQHNLISTCLEYKPASCRFLTKVLCIDALLEKHRYKYSKKVPSKLKKVIFDQLSNKSRSVSDIKECKKFCDGRGYEVLEGAISSVGISDGERETIKESVDKLKVEFDKSILLWHIATDDLCLSSDKQKDLKSVKTPHSTAKEWDSAKKWELICHVWVEMLSYAASHCQWNHHAQQLTQGGELLPHVWLLMAHLGITEQFQISLGHERAKLNVE from the exons atgaaggtgatgcagCTCATCTCACCAGGCGTGAGCAAATTTTGGAACCTCTTAGAGATCCGCATTCTGGTTCTACTTAGCCTTGCCATCCAAACCATTCTCACCCTGACAGGCAGAAAGAGGAAGAATTCAAATAGTGACATGCTCAGTATCCTTCTATGGGTCACCTACATGGTAGCAGACTGGGCTGTGACAGTCTCACTTAGTGTGCTTTCCAACCATGCACGGAGCTCTTGCGGCCATTCCTTAGATTCAAACATT GCACTTACACTAGTTAGCCAAGTGGTAGTAGCTGCCTATGTCTTACTTAAAGCCTGGACCAATACTCCACTAAATATTCTAGCAATTCCAGTGTTTTTATCTGGGGTTGTTAAGTGTGGACAGAGGGTATGGGTTCTGTGGTCTGCAAGCAGTGAGAAGTTTAGAGAGTCTATGCTCTCTCCTCCAGACCCAGGTCCAAATTATGCCAGATACATGGAGGAATACAGCTCAAAGAAAGATGAGGGGTTCAAGGTTTCATTGgagaaattaattagatttccCATAGAAGTTGAAAACTCATATACGGAGCCAGTAAACAATCCTCTTGACAGTTTAGAAATTTTACAGTATGCCTATGGTTTCTTTGCAACATTTAAGCTGCTGTTTGCAGATCTCATCCTCAGTTTCCACGATATCGAGAAAAGCCAATCCTTCTTCATGAAGATATCATCTCAAGATGCTTTTGAAGTGATTGAGGTTGAGCTTGGATTCATCTATGATGTGTTTTATACAAAGGCAGTTCTG AAACATGAGTACTCCAGAGAGAATGTGGTTATCACATATGTATTGGTAGCTGGAGCTATTATCCTTGAGCTTTATGCAGCAATATTACTGCTATGCTCAGACTGGATGATGCTATCGCTGAAGAAGCACAGCCTCTTATATCAAGCAATTTCATCACTTCCATTTACTAGAAGCAAAAGGTGGTCTAACACCATGGCACAACACAACCTGATAAGCACTTGCCTTGAATATAAGCCAGCCAGTTGCAGATTTCTCACCAAGGTCTTATGCATTGATGCATTATTGGAAAAGCATCGGTACAAATACTCAAAAAAAGTTccttcaaaattgaaaaaagtgaTCTTTGACCAGCTTTCAAATAAATCAAGGAGTGTTTCAGATATCAaggaatgcaagaaattttgtgaTGGCAGGGGTTATGAGGTGCTTGAAGGTGCAATATCTTCCGTTGGAATCAGTGATGGAGAAAGAGAGACCATCAAAGAAAGCGTTGACAAACTTAAGGTAGAATTTGATAAAAGCATTCTTCTCTGGCATATTGCAACAGATGATCTATGTTTGAGTTCTGATAAGCAAAAAGATCTGAAATCAGTTAAAACCCCACATT CAACTGCTAAAGAATGGGATAGTGCAAAGAAGTGGGAACTAATTTGTCATGTGTGGGTGGAAATGCTATCTTATGCTGCGAGTCATTGTCAATGGAATCATCATGCTCAGCAGCTCACCCAAGGAGGGGAGCTTCTCCCTCATGTGTGGCTTCTTATGGCACATCTTGGTATTACTGAGCAGTTTCAAATTTCACTAGGGCATGAAAGGGCAAAGTTGAATGTggagtaa